Proteins from a genomic interval of Lacticaseibacillus pabuli:
- the addA gene encoding helicase-exonuclease AddAB subunit AddA, translating to MPNYTDSQKRAIKDGAPKHKDGQTQLGHNVLVSASAGSGKTSVLVQRVLSQILDDGDISHLLVVTFTKAAAAEMKSRIQDALKDQLTPEKATKLTAHQQRHLASQIGLVNSAAISTLDAFALQIVQQYYYILDLDPGFRVLADQTESTLIQEDVWDKLREKYYANDTDGSFTALTDNFANGWHDDKLGDIVTKIYTYAQTTPNPEAWIDQFTNVYDGDLSANGALTKQLRAAMQDPVADMVKNYTTASQMLVEEQTEMAADGNESAAATLITNELAKAKALQDALSGNYTQMHDAAMTMNYEGQHWITWPSLRQKKYKNVPELMDAHALAKNLRDDAHSNIFDKQVMPLLKLANDDLLKATQGAKKLTDKLSEVAKAFLDAYWAEKRRRHALDFSDIEHLALDILTAPSQEDKPNVAAIYQDSFDEILVDEYQDINELQETLLNALTAKPVGNRFMVGDVKQSIYGFRLAQPRLFMNKYNTFAPATASAAEFTAKGEHISLAENFRSTSDVLDFTNLIFRQIMDSQLGSVNYTGAEPLVLGAKDYPDDFHPETELLIYTPKDAEDESEAAQMDKDLGQVNIVIQRIHELMRSDTKLYNRKTHEMRPLQYKDITLLVPTRGQNLIIQEQFNRAGIPIMVTDAQNYFKTTELQVMLSMLRVIDNPRQDIPLAAVLRSPIVGLNADQLALIRLSQKHADYYDALTTFIANYDANTASNMAKPTYERVQRFMTQLTQFRNIARENQLVDLIWAIYEETGYLDFVGGMPGGKQRQANLHALYERAHSYEAGGFKGLFAFVHFIELMQDRDKDLATPVSVDPDTDAVRIMTIHGSKGLQFPVVFLMNASRTLDAAHDSNGTILSDTGVGMSWIDPDTNMKVELPQLQLAKQNQKASERAEDLRVLYVALTRAEQKLFVVGNTKTDQATTLDRWAKMSNGDTLRLPISARLTANSELDLIGASLIRHPLFPDRPAGVTSPAELAKDPTKFKVTFITQPVVPGEGKTPAGEQIKQPVLDVNLKDYFNFKYPYTAATETTGFKSVSEIKQLFADPDITELNQQNNGTLLGGKFSAPLADPQFVSGTSAQQASATAIGTATHTILQRLNLHQPVTEAAIDAVRDDLVTSGVLSEEVAGKVKTNHILNFFATELGKNMLAHPDAVHREEPFALLLPGNAIFEALEGDDQDILVHGIMDAYIQTPEQLILLDYKTDHIGKGGEEAIMSRYSGQLRLYARALAAATGRPVDASYLVLLESGHVLALSPETRYDK from the coding sequence ATGCCTAATTATACTGACAGCCAGAAACGCGCCATTAAGGACGGGGCACCCAAACATAAGGACGGTCAGACCCAACTGGGCCACAACGTACTCGTCTCAGCAAGTGCCGGCTCGGGGAAAACGTCCGTGCTCGTTCAGCGTGTGCTTAGCCAGATTCTAGATGACGGTGACATTTCCCATCTGCTCGTGGTGACCTTCACCAAGGCCGCCGCTGCTGAAATGAAGTCCCGTATTCAGGATGCGCTCAAGGACCAGTTGACGCCCGAAAAGGCCACCAAGCTAACGGCCCATCAACAACGCCACCTTGCTAGCCAGATTGGTCTGGTTAACTCCGCGGCCATCAGTACCCTTGATGCCTTTGCCCTGCAAATCGTGCAGCAATATTACTACATCCTGGACCTGGACCCCGGCTTCCGTGTGCTGGCCGACCAGACCGAAAGCACGCTCATCCAGGAAGATGTTTGGGATAAGCTACGTGAAAAATACTACGCTAATGACACTGACGGCAGTTTCACCGCGCTCACCGATAACTTTGCGAACGGCTGGCACGATGACAAACTCGGCGACATCGTCACGAAAATCTATACTTATGCGCAGACCACGCCAAATCCTGAAGCCTGGATTGACCAGTTCACCAATGTCTACGATGGCGATTTGAGCGCGAACGGCGCCTTGACCAAGCAGCTCCGCGCCGCGATGCAAGATCCCGTCGCGGACATGGTCAAGAACTACACGACCGCCAGTCAGATGTTGGTCGAAGAACAAACTGAAATGGCCGCGGATGGAAATGAGTCTGCGGCAGCGACCCTCATCACCAACGAATTAGCCAAGGCCAAAGCACTGCAAGACGCACTGTCTGGTAATTATACGCAAATGCACGATGCGGCCATGACAATGAACTATGAGGGTCAGCATTGGATTACCTGGCCATCTTTGCGCCAAAAAAAATACAAGAACGTTCCTGAATTGATGGATGCACACGCGCTTGCCAAGAATCTACGTGATGACGCTCACAGCAACATCTTCGACAAGCAGGTCATGCCGCTGCTCAAGCTAGCAAACGACGACCTGCTCAAGGCAACGCAAGGCGCCAAAAAGTTGACCGATAAATTAAGCGAGGTCGCCAAAGCATTCCTGGACGCCTATTGGGCAGAAAAGCGCCGCCGCCACGCGTTGGATTTCTCCGACATTGAACATCTGGCCCTGGATATCCTGACGGCGCCGAGCCAGGAGGATAAACCCAACGTTGCCGCCATTTACCAAGACAGTTTTGATGAAATCCTAGTTGACGAATACCAGGATATCAACGAGCTGCAGGAAACCTTGCTTAATGCCCTGACCGCCAAACCCGTCGGCAACCGCTTCATGGTGGGGGATGTAAAGCAGAGCATTTACGGCTTCCGGCTGGCCCAACCCCGCTTGTTCATGAATAAGTACAACACCTTTGCGCCCGCAACCGCGTCCGCGGCAGAGTTCACAGCGAAGGGTGAACACATTAGCCTTGCCGAAAACTTCCGGTCCACGTCTGACGTCCTCGACTTTACCAACCTCATCTTCAGACAGATTATGGATAGCCAGCTGGGGTCCGTGAATTACACCGGCGCTGAACCGCTAGTACTGGGCGCTAAGGACTATCCAGATGATTTCCATCCTGAAACCGAATTGCTCATCTATACGCCAAAGGATGCCGAGGATGAGTCAGAGGCTGCACAGATGGACAAGGACCTCGGGCAAGTGAACATCGTCATTCAGCGTATCCATGAACTCATGCGCAGTGATACCAAGTTGTATAATCGGAAGACCCACGAGATGCGGCCGTTGCAGTACAAGGACATTACGCTACTCGTGCCAACGCGTGGTCAAAACCTCATTATCCAGGAACAGTTTAACCGCGCTGGAATCCCCATTATGGTCACCGACGCGCAAAACTACTTTAAGACGACCGAATTGCAGGTCATGCTGTCCATGCTGCGGGTCATCGACAATCCGCGTCAAGACATTCCGCTGGCGGCCGTACTGCGCTCGCCAATCGTGGGCCTGAACGCCGACCAACTGGCGCTCATTCGTCTGAGCCAGAAGCACGCCGATTACTACGACGCGCTGACGACCTTCATTGCCAACTACGACGCTAACACAGCCTCCAATATGGCAAAACCAACCTATGAACGCGTCCAGCGCTTCATGACGCAACTGACGCAGTTCCGCAACATTGCCCGTGAAAACCAGCTTGTCGACCTCATCTGGGCCATTTACGAAGAGACGGGTTACCTTGACTTTGTTGGCGGGATGCCGGGCGGTAAGCAGCGCCAAGCCAATTTGCACGCCTTGTACGAACGCGCCCACAGTTATGAAGCAGGCGGCTTTAAAGGCCTGTTCGCCTTTGTCCACTTTATCGAACTCATGCAGGACCGCGATAAGGATCTGGCCACACCCGTATCCGTAGACCCTGACACCGACGCCGTCCGTATCATGACCATTCACGGTAGTAAGGGGCTCCAGTTCCCGGTCGTCTTCTTAATGAATGCTAGCCGCACACTGGACGCCGCGCACGACAGCAACGGCACCATCCTGTCCGATACTGGGGTGGGGATGTCCTGGATTGACCCCGATACAAATATGAAAGTTGAGTTACCCCAGCTGCAACTCGCCAAGCAAAATCAAAAAGCAAGCGAGCGCGCGGAAGATCTGCGTGTGCTATATGTTGCGTTGACGCGCGCTGAGCAGAAGCTTTTTGTCGTCGGTAACACTAAAACTGATCAGGCGACGACCCTTGATCGGTGGGCCAAGATGTCCAACGGCGATACACTCCGGCTGCCAATCAGTGCGCGGCTCACTGCCAACAGTGAACTGGACCTCATTGGTGCTAGTTTGATTCGGCACCCGCTATTTCCAGACCGACCAGCAGGTGTCACTTCGCCTGCTGAATTAGCAAAGGATCCGACCAAATTCAAGGTCACGTTTATCACCCAACCTGTCGTGCCAGGTGAGGGCAAGACCCCAGCAGGTGAACAAATCAAACAACCGGTCCTGGACGTTAATCTGAAGGACTACTTTAACTTTAAATACCCATACACCGCCGCAACTGAAACAACTGGCTTTAAGTCCGTTTCCGAAATCAAACAACTCTTTGCGGACCCAGACATTACTGAATTGAACCAACAAAACAACGGAACCCTGCTTGGTGGTAAGTTCAGCGCGCCACTCGCTGATCCGCAGTTTGTCAGTGGTACCAGTGCCCAACAGGCGAGTGCCACCGCCATCGGGACCGCCACCCATACCATCTTGCAGCGCCTCAACCTGCATCAACCGGTGACTGAAGCAGCCATTGATGCCGTCCGCGACGACCTAGTGACCAGTGGTGTGCTGAGCGAAGAGGTCGCTGGCAAGGTCAAAACAAATCATATTCTTAACTTCTTTGCGACCGAGCTGGGCAAGAACATGTTGGCACACCCGGATGCTGTGCATCGCGAAGAGCCTTTTGCCTTACTGCTGCCCGGTAACGCCATCTTCGAGGCGCTCGAAGGCGACGATCAGGACATCCTGGTCCACGGGATTATGGACGCCTACATCCAGACGCCTGAGCAACTGATTTTGCTGGACTACAAGACTGATCATATCGGTAAGGGCGGCGAGGAGGCCATCATGTCGCGTTATAGCGGCCAATTACGCTTGTACGCTCGTGCCTTAGCCGCGGCAACTGGTCGTCCAGTCGACGCCAGCTACCTGGTTCTCCTCGAGAGCGGGCACGTGCTAGCGCTGAGCCCAGAGACAAGGTATGATAAATAA